One genomic window of Gossypium hirsutum isolate 1008001.06 chromosome D11, Gossypium_hirsutum_v2.1, whole genome shotgun sequence includes the following:
- the LOC107912461 gene encoding fasciclin-like arabinogalactan protein 2, with protein sequence MSLPKAATLFLLFFLLLLSSTTTSNAHNITRLLAKYPQFSTFNHYLTTTHLASQINRRQTITVLALDNTAMSSLLAKHYSLYTLKNILSLHVLVDYFGSKKLHRISKRSTLTSTMFQATGAAPGTSGYVNITNLKGGKVGFGAEDNEGKLDATFVKSIKEIPYNISIVQISHALNSDEAEAPTAAPSQLNLTEIMSKQGCKAFADLLTASGADDKFNENMDAGLTVFCPTDGAVKSFMPKYKNLTSSKKVSLLLYHGIPVFMSLQMLKTNNGVMNTLATDGANSYDFSVSNEDEVVSLDTTVVTSKVLGILKEEEPLIVFKINKVLMPKELFKPVVAKEANAPEADAPADSEPADAEDNTNGVQGLGGGRLVMVVLSLWIGILLI encoded by the exons ATGTCGCTACCAAAAGCCGCCACCCTCTTCCTcctcttcttcctcctcctcctctcttcCACCACCACCTCAAATGCACACAACATCACACGCCTCCTCGCCAAATATCCCCAATTCTCCACCTTCAACCACTACCTCACCACCACTCACCTGGCCTCCCAGATCAACCGACGCCAAACCATAACCGTCCTAGCCCTCGACAACACCGCCATGTCGTCTCTCCTGGCCAAGCATTACTCCCTCTACACCCTCAAGAACATCCTCTCCCTCCACGTTCTCGTTGACTACTTCGGTTCCAAGAAGCTTCACCGCATTTCCAAAAGATCAACTTTGACTTCCACCATGTTCCAGGCCACCGGCGCCGCCCCTGGAACTTCGGGGTACGTCAACATCACTAACCTTAAAGGCGGAAAAGTTGGGTTCGGGGCTGAAGACAACGAGGGAAAACTCGATGCTACTTTCGTTAAATCCATAAAAGAGATTCCTTACAATATCTCCATTGTGCAAATCAGTCat GCTTTGAATTCAGATGAAGCTGAAGCACCAACGGCGGCACCAAGCCAGCTTAACCTAACGGAAATCATGTCGAAGCAAGGATGTAAAGCTTTTGCGGATTTGCTGACAGCTTCGGGAGCCGATGACAAATTTAACGAAAACATGGACGCGGGTTTAACGGTGTTTTGCCCGACCGACGGTGCCGTCAAAAGTTTCATGCCCAAATACAAGAATCTGACGTCGTCGAAGAAAGTGTCGCTGCTGTTGTACCATGGGATTCCGGTGTTCATGTCGTTGCAAATGCTGAAGACCAACAATGGAGTTATGAACACGTTGGCAACGGATGGAGCGAACAGCTACGATTTCTCGGTGAGCAACGAAGACGAGGTGGTGTCCTTGGATACGACTGTCGTGACCTCCAAGGTTTTGGGGATTTTGAAAGAGGAAGAGCCGTTGATTGTGTTCAAAATCAATAAGGTGTTGATGCCAAAGGAGCTGTTCAAGCCGGTGGTAGCGAAGGAGGCAAATGCGCCGGAGGCAGATGCACCGGCGGACAGCGAGCCGGCTGATGCGGAAGATAACACTAATGGGGTTCAAGGATTGGGCGGTGGGAGATTGGTAATGGTGGTGTTGAGCTTGTGGATTGGGATATTGTTGATATGA